The following nucleotide sequence is from Candidatus Eisenbacteria bacterium.
AGGATCGACAGCCCGTGCGCGCGCGCCGTCTCGATCGCGCGGAGCGAGGCGCCGATGCCTCCCAGCTTGGCGAGCTTGACGTTGACGCCGTCGATGCCGCCGCAACGGATCGCGGCGTCGACATCCTCCCGGCCGAGGATCTCCTCGTCGAGGATGACGGGGATCCCGATCGCGGAGCGGAGAGAGCGGTACTCGGCCATCCGTCCGACCGGCATCGGTTGCTCGAGGATCTCGACGCCGGCCTCCCGCAGCGGCGTCGCCGCGCGGAGAAGCTGGTCGGGCTCGAAGGCCTGGTTCGCGTCGACCCAGATCCTGAGGCGCTCCCCGCCGAGGCGCCGGATCTCCTTGATCAGACCGAGATCGGTCGATGTCGTGACCTTGATCTTGAGGATCGGATAGCGGAGATCGATCCAGCGTCTCGCCGCCTCGAGCATCGCGCCGGGCTCGTCGATTCCCACGGAGACGCAGCTCTCGCGGCTCGCGCGCGGCAGGCCCAGCAGCTCGTGGACGGGGCGTCCCGAGAGCTTCCCCATCAGATCGTGGAGGGCGAGGTCGATGGCCGAACGCGCGGCCGCGGCCGGGATCTCCTGCAAGGTCGCGAGGAGATCGCCGATCGTCCGCCCGGCGATCGGATGCGACCGGATCTTGGCCAGATCCTCGTCGGGGGTGAGCGTGTAGGCCTCCCCCTCTCCCCAGACTTCTCCTACGCGGAGTCGCGCGTGGAGCGTCTTGTGATGGAGGAGCGTCTTCCAGTGGGTGCGGAAGGTCGAGCGCAGCGTGAGGGAGATCTGCCCGGCGAGGCACTCCTCGATGAGACGGTCCCTCGTCATGGCCGATCGGCCAGGCGGGGATCGATCTCCCCCGCGTCGCCGAATCCCTTCGCCCGCAGCCGGCACGCGTCGCAGAGGCCGCAGGGCCTTCCCGAGGGGAGAGGATCGTAGCAGCTCGAGGTCGCGGAGAAGTCGACGCCCAGCGAGCGCCCGAGCTTCACGACCTCCGCCTTCGACATCCGGAGAAGCGGCGCCCGGATCTGGATGGCCCGCCCCTCGACGCCAGCCCGGGTCGCCAGGGCGGCGAGGCGCGCGAAGGCTTCGAGGTACTCGGGCCGCGTGTCCGGGTATCCCCCGGCGTCCTCTGTGTGGGCGCCGATGTAGATCGCCTCCGCCCCGAGGACTTCCGCCCAGGCGAGGGCGAGGGAGAGGAGAATGGTGTTCCTCGCGGGGACGTAGGTGCTCGGGATCTCTCCATCCGGCGAGCGCTCCTCGTTCGCCTTGGGAACGGGACCGTCCCCGGTCAGGCTCGATCCTCCGAAAGAGGCGAGATCGACATCGAGGATCTTGTGCTCGCGCGCGAGGGCGAGGCGGGCGAGATTGCGCGCGCACTC
It contains:
- the queC gene encoding 7-cyano-7-deazaguanine synthase QueC encodes the protein MPSRAVVLLSGGLDSAVALAVARRDCEEVFALTVRYGQRHAIETECARNLARLALAREHKILDVDLASFGGSSLTGDGPVPKANEERSPDGEIPSTYVPARNTILLSLALAWAEVLGAEAIYIGAHTEDAGGYPDTRPEYLEAFARLAALATRAGVEGRAIQIRAPLLRMSKAEVVKLGRSLGVDFSATSSCYDPLPSGRPCGLCDACRLRAKGFGDAGEIDPRLADRP
- a CDS encoding dipeptide epimerase; the protein is MTRDRLIEECLAGQISLTLRSTFRTHWKTLLHHKTLHARLRVGEVWGEGEAYTLTPDEDLAKIRSHPIAGRTIGDLLATLQEIPAAAARSAIDLALHDLMGKLSGRPVHELLGLPRASRESCVSVGIDEPGAMLEAARRWIDLRYPILKIKVTTSTDLGLIKEIRRLGGERLRIWVDANQAFEPDQLLRAATPLREAGVEILEQPMPVGRMAEYRSLRSAIGIPVILDEEILGREDVDAAIRCGGIDGVNVKLAKLGGIGASLRAIETARAHGLSILLGCYFESSLGISASTHLQALAERIDLDAPLLIEDDPYQGLHYEGAALAPPAGPGLGVERRAAPSRAVPEGDR